In a genomic window of Tamandua tetradactyla isolate mTamTet1 chromosome 17, mTamTet1.pri, whole genome shotgun sequence:
- the EVA1A gene encoding protein eva-1 homolog A → MALLSNILAAYFFVSENPERAALYFVSGVCVGLVLTLAAVVTRVSCHTDCRQRPGRKFLQAGEDSSDGGSDSEDGSSDAASDLSARRHRRFERTLNKNVFTSAEELERAQRLEERERILREIWMNHQPEVPGTRSLNRYY, encoded by the exons ATGGCTTTACTCAGCAACATCCTAGCAGCCTATTTCTTTGTCTCAG AAAACCCCGAGCGAGCAGCGCTGTACTTCGTCTCCGGCGTGTGCGTGGGGCTGGTCCTAACCCTGGCTGCGGTGGTGACGAGGGTCTCCTGCCACACAGACTGCCGGCAGCGGCCCGGAAGGAAGTTCCTGCAGGCCGGGGAGGACAGCAGCGACGGCGGCAGCGACAGTGAGGACGGCAGCTCCGACGCCGCGTCCGACCTGTCAGCCCGGAGGCACCGGCGCTTCGAGAGGACTTTGAACAAGAACGTCTTCACCTCGGCGGAGGAGCTGGAGCGCGCGCAGCGGCTGGAGGAGCGGGAGCGCATCCTCAGGGAGATCTGGATGAACCACCAGCCCGAGGTGCCGGGGACCAGGAGCCTGAACCGCTACTACTAG